DNA sequence from the Alphaproteobacteria bacterium genome:
ACTGGGCTATCTGTTGGCCGGGCTGCTGGGCGGCACAAATTTCTGGGCGCTGGCCTTGCAGGCGGGCTTGAACCAGATCGGCCCGAAATATCAAAACGATTGGCAGGAACTGAAACTGGACGGCGAGATCGGACCCAAGACCACCGACGCCTTTAATCGCGTCTCGGCCAGCGCCGGGCCAATGGCCATGGCCGAAGGCATCGGCAATTTCCTGGGATGGCTGTGAGAAGCTGTCCGCCGCTAGCAATCAGCCGCCAGCAAGCAAAACGGCCCCGGATTTCTCCGGGGCCGTTTGCGTTTTCGAAAGTGGGCGCAGCCGTTACTCGGCCGCGTCCTTGGTGCCGTCCAGCTTGGGCATGCCCACGCCGGTCATGCGTTTCAGCATGTCGTAGCGGCGCCTGAGCAACACTTCCGACTGCTTGACCATGTCGGCAAAGCGGGCGGGATTCTGGCGCTTGGTGGACTGGAAGCGGGATTCCAGCTTCATGTACTCGTCCAGCGACGCCGTGGGTTCGCCCGAGTCCAGGGTCATCGGCCCTTCGTCGGTGCCGAACTTCCTGGGATCGAAGCGGTACAGCGGCCAGTAACCCGACTTCACCGCCAGGATCTGCTGATCCAGGCCGGCGGCCATGTCATAGCCATGGGCGATGCAATGACTGTAGGCGATGATCAGCGACACGCCGTCATAGCTGGCGGCATCCAGGATGGCGCGCACCGACTGCTGGTCCTTCGATCCGAAGGCCACCGAGGCGACATAGACGTTGCCGTAGCTGATCGCCTGCATGCCCAGGTCCTTCTTGCCCAATGCCTTGCCCGCCGTGGCGAACTTGGCCGTGGCCGCCATCGGCGTCGATTTCGACGCCTGACCGCCGGTGTTGGAATAGACCTCGGTGTCCATGACCAGGATGTTGACGTTGCGGCCAGAGGCCAGCACATGGTCCAACCCGCCATAGCCGATGTCATAGGCCCAGCCATCGCCGCCGAAGATCCACACCTGCTTTTCGACCAGATAGTCGGCCGCCAGCAACAGGCGGGCCGCTTCCGGCGACGTCAGGCCCAGCAGCTTTTGCTTAAGCTGTGCGACCAACGCGCGCTGCTTGGCGATGCCAGCCTCGTCGTTCGCGCCGGGGTGCAGAAGCTCGGTCGCCAACTGCTCGCCGATCTGCGAGGCCAGTTGCTTGACCAGGATGCGCGCCTGCTGCGTATGGAAATCGACGGCCAGACGGAAGCCCAGGCCGAACTCCGCATTGTCCTCGAACAGCGAGTTGGCCCAGGCGGGGCCGCGTCCATCGTCGTTGGCGCAATAAGGCGTGGTCGGCAGGTTGCCGCCATAGATCGACGAACAGCCCGTGGCGTTGGCGATCAGGGCGCGGTCGCCGAACAACTGGGTGACCATCTTGATATAGGGCGTTTCGCCGCAGCCGCTGCAAGCGCCTGAGAATTCGAACAAGGGCTGCAACAACTGCGTCGCCTTGACGTTGGTGAGCTTCAAGGCGGTGCGATCGACTTCGGGCAATTCAAGGAAGAAGTCGAAATTCTTCTTCTCGGCTTCCATGATTCCCATCTGCGGAACCATCGCCAGCGCGAAGCGCTCGGGATTCTGCTTGTCCTTGCCGGGGCAGACCTTGACGCACAGCGAGCAGCCGGTGCAATCCTCGGGCGCCACCTGCAACAGATAGGCGGCGTCCTTGAATTCGGTGCCCTTGTAGGTCATCGACTTGAAGCTGGCGGGCGCGCCCGACATCAAGGCGTTGTCGGCCACCTTGGCGCGGATGGCGGCATGCGGGCAAACCATCACGCACTTGTTGCACTGAATGCACAGGCTGGTTTCCCAGACCGGCAGTTCGTCGGCTAGGCTTCGCTTTTCGAAACGCGCCGTTCCGATCGGCCAGGTGCCGTCGGGCGGGAAGGCGCTGACCGGCAACAGATCGCCTTTGCCTTCCAGCATGACGGCGGTCACGGTCTTCACGAAGTCGGGCGCATGATCGGGCACCGAGGGTGGCAGGTCGTGATCGGCCGTGGCCAAGCCGTGCACCGGCATCTGTTCCAGATGGGCCAGAGTGGCGTCGACGGCTTCGAAGTTCTTCTGAACCACTTCGTCGCCCTTGCGGCCATAGGTCTTTTCGATCGCCTTCTTGATCTGGCTGATCGCCTCGTCCCTGGGCAGAACGCCGGACAGGGCGAAGAAGCAGGTTTGCATGATCGAGTTGATGCGCGATCCCATGCCGGTCTTCTGGGCCACTTCATGGGCGTCGATGACATAGACCTTCAGGTCCTTGTCGATGA
Encoded proteins:
- the nifJ gene encoding pyruvate:ferredoxin (flavodoxin) oxidoreductase, which produces MVTVDGNEACASIAHRLSEVIAIYPITPSSTMGELSDEWSAGGRTNIWGVVPDVVEMQSEGGAAGAVHGALQAGSLSTTFTASQGLLLMIPNMYKIAGELTSFCMHVSARTLATNALSIFGDHSDVMSTRQTGFAMLASGSVQEAHDMALVAHASTLSTRLPFLHFFDGFRTSHEVAKIEYLEDSVLEAMIDPELVADHRKRALNPDAPKVRGTAANPDTFFQAQEARNQFYLKAPDQVQAEMDKFAHLTGRQYQLFEYHGHPQAERVVIVMGSGAETVHKTIGWLNQHGEKLGVLKVRLFRPFSIKHFIDALPKSVKTIAVLDRCKEPGSVGEPLYCDVLSALAEARAEGRTKLNPTIIGGRYGLSSKEFTPAMVRAIFEELAKPEPKRHFTVGITDDVTHLSLAVDSHFEFDPKDVTRAVFFGLGSDGTVGANKNSIKIIADNTDLYAQGYFVYDSKKSGAVTISHLRFSPRAIQSPYLIHQAEFLACHHFVFLEKYDVLQYAAPKGTLLLNAPYGKDEVWAKLPRSVQQEIIDKDLKVYVIDAHEVAQKTGMGSRINSIMQTCFFALSGVLPRDEAISQIKKAIEKTYGRKGDEVVQKNFEAVDATLAHLEQMPVHGLATADHDLPPSVPDHAPDFVKTVTAVMLEGKGDLLPVSAFPPDGTWPIGTARFEKRSLADELPVWETSLCIQCNKCVMVCPHAAIRAKVADNALMSGAPASFKSMTYKGTEFKDAAYLLQVAPEDCTGCSLCVKVCPGKDKQNPERFALAMVPQMGIMEAEKKNFDFFLELPEVDRTALKLTNVKATQLLQPLFEFSGACSGCGETPYIKMVTQLFGDRALIANATGCSSIYGGNLPTTPYCANDDGRGPAWANSLFEDNAEFGLGFRLAVDFHTQQARILVKQLASQIGEQLATELLHPGANDEAGIAKQRALVAQLKQKLLGLTSPEAARLLLAADYLVEKQVWIFGGDGWAYDIGYGGLDHVLASGRNVNILVMDTEVYSNTGGQASKSTPMAATAKFATAGKALGKKDLGMQAISYGNVYVASVAFGSKDQQSVRAILDAASYDGVSLIIAYSHCIAHGYDMAAGLDQQILAVKSGYWPLYRFDPRKFGTDEGPMTLDSGEPTASLDEYMKLESRFQSTKRQNPARFADMVKQSEVLLRRRYDMLKRMTGVGMPKLDGTKDAAE